One genomic segment of Ricinus communis isolate WT05 ecotype wild-type chromosome 5, ASM1957865v1, whole genome shotgun sequence includes these proteins:
- the LOC112535857 gene encoding F-box protein CPR1 produces MLEKLPPELLTEILTRLPVDCLLRFRSISKSWCAKIDDPNFIKTHLKKSRETNSNLTLIFAGSHPDYFYNVNLDSLNSIIKLENPIKGPTDASHNIKIVGSCNGLLCFGNASGRITLMNPSTRKHKVLPFLRMDASVKGKSVWGAWAFGFGCDSVHDDYKVIRLGQYLDFSLQQFETDTMVYSLKSNSWRKIDGMSCIIGFDQKMGVLVGEALHWLASRDRILLNPDVIVALNLGVEDFREVPGPDVVVVGANPNQNPSLNLGVVEEWLSVFAIYNNTRLDIWVMKEYGAKDSWTRLFSFTPNVVPFVKCLRTLVFSKNRDEVLLGLQDKNLLWYKIREKRVKRVEIHIVVTLFTMQVFHGSLVPLSVNKETDSKKARPRKGKKNRDEFLSKGFKLVL; encoded by the exons ATGCTTGAAAAATTACCACCAGAATTGTTAACTGAAATTCTAACCCGACTTCCTGTCGATTGTCTCCTGCGCTTCAGGTCTATATCAAAGTCATGGTGTGCAAAAATCGACGACCCAAATTTCATCAAAACACATTTGAAAAAATCAAGAGAAACCAACTCCAATCTCACTCTCATTTTTGCAGGCTCACATCCTGATTATTTCTACAATGTGAACTTGGATTCGCTCAATTCCATTATAAAACTTGAAAACCCTATAAAGGGTCCTACTGATGCGTCTCATAACATCAAGATTGTAGGTTCTTGTAATGGGTTGTTATGCTTTGGTAATGCTAGTGGAAGAATTACTTTAATGAACCCATCAACTAGAAAGCATAAAGTTTTGCCCTTTTTGCGTATGGATGCTTCTGTCAAGGGGAAATCTGTTTGGGGTGCTTGGGCTTTTGGATTCGGTTGCGATTCTGTTcatgatgattataaagtaattaGGTTAGGACAGtatcttgatttttctttgCAACAGTTTGAAACTGACACTATGGTTTATAGTCTTAAATCAAACTCGTGGAGGAAGATTGATGGTATGTCTTGCATTATTGGTTTTGATCAGAAGATGGGTGTGCTTGTTGGTGAAGCTTTGCATTGGCTAGCGAGTAGAGATCGGATTTTGCTAAATCCTGACGTGATTGTTGCTTTGAATCTTGGGGTTGAGGACTTCAGGGAAGTACCAGGGCCTGATGTTGTTGTAGTGGGTGCGAATCCAAATCAGAACCCTTCTCTTAATTTGGGAGTTGTGGAAGAATGGCTATCTGTATTTGCTATCTATAACAATACACGTCTTGATATTTGGGTGATGAAAGAATATGGAGCGAAGGATTCTTGGACTAGACTGTTTTCGTTCACACCAAATGTAGTGCCATTTGTGAAATGTTTGAGAACATTAGTTTTCTCAAAGAATCGTGATGAAGTTTTATTGGGACTACAGGATAAAAACCTTCTCTGGTACAAGATAAGAGAAAAACGTGTCAAAAGGGTGGAGATTCATATTGTGGTGACTCTCTTTACGATGCAAGTTTTTCATGGAAGCCTTGTTCCCCTCAGTGTTAACAAAGAAACTGATTCGAAGAAAGCCCGGCCACGGAAGGGAAAGAAGAATAG GGATGAATTCCTATCAAAGGGGTTTAAGCTGGTTTTATAA
- the LOC8285072 gene encoding uncharacterized protein LOC8285072 produces the protein MPGNKVEDGIHNIYELDNCSRRQHPSQAVGGSWPEHDYNQWVGKPAQIVTPPNFNLKNYSLQRLDTVEGHASESLHVPFDKNYSQLTPRSEYSRSLTLSNPLSANEFLLGCQNFLSKQNQPGIFGENTCYDQRILNSKGFPILKSQHENECADSPTLTTNSERSEITEASSDFNFLTGQQQLARDQELSATQNYLMQQPGYNDMQLLQQHMMFKQLQEFQRQQQLQQLGDLRPQNSLNQFSTISRQTTGGQFSPLINGTPVHDASQMLRNWMHRGASPATQGLSNKAVFSQEQGQALRSMGLTPQQLDASLYGSPTSNTRGNMSQYAHLQGLSHESVNLLAKASGQVQKSMMQSSGFGGPYLGDQPAIPDPIGLTQGALISKQEILMKNNSGQAPFQGLNSGVFTGNLPEVNTPQVPASGKEFSGRHEQAGWPAIQQTKQLGASQGLVPLDPMEAKILYNMDDNIWDAFGSRPDTSAGGLGNTLEHPDSSYAFPSIQSGSWSALMQSAVAEASSSDTGLQEEWSGLTFQNTEQSTDNQISNFVDSEKQPTGWVDNNLQSASSFSSKPFPMITDSSMNSSFPGFQHPGTQISVEQREDICQDGSHESIENYNPQQKSLVEDGQKVQTIHSDNAWSGQMFEHSQNAALHQKGSSSNITLDNKGSKSIARTQHQMSNGPHVALNSFRGVNETREMQHNYQQKESSNDCSRGSSSHEQGHIEQFKFFGNVPSSVVSVDKASLPDFQGSSRAPDEVPSRGDHGSNASTNFHGSVLPDGSNATGQTSEHMLELLHKVDHLKDDSTIKQFESTDCNSLAEMPGADSHDTSVTQMYAQSCASQGFGLRLAPPSQRLANSNSFLHPPGLPQTTNNPSSRQVNPESGDKNQAWLTPSLFQSSPHPYELAQRAHWDNKSGTLGQANFSRYMNMQGSTAAPFSPGLTQARSQPQMRPLSNVPVTSQSLQAALPGATTRFPPFNHALSQDASQQTHSNADNQQFPVLNTLPKSQHPNISGMSQPGENSARPYNVWRNVPTQRQPFGVEPVKFSNLPSSKDPTNTSMISTSQVSRGLHDQNSLKGGYKLLEVGASSHSHGFDHKEEHPGKEMLQQRISSEVLSRLDGASQGQEPVSDATALTSGLLVSTPQQQEQGFDKARHSNNMALATSEKNLDSFSHSHHDQQNYSLLHQVQAMNNGAECAAALGGQQLHDNISRFRRPRDDGLNSTSVSNSFPSGDGEMLSFPAEAREGVTAKAPLQTALQSRPSQEMARFGYNDSHVQSSSSNELSNHMEHGHVNLHMAHSLMKQYGALRNGQMAPMFDARLATAAALQLSRGKPSQNLHIHTPLEMLDVANVGQGGRVWPSAAAALVASQQLSSPYMLPPEVANQMAITRTKKRKVTEFDLLPWHKEVTQDSKRLQNISLAEQDWAQATNRLIEKVEDEVEVIEDLQPMHRTKRRLILTTQLVQQLFRPAPASIFSRDAASSYGIISYFVSRLSLGDACSLAYCTKNDFPKPVNNDKTNSEKLKISERSGDQKIMEVVEEFTNRANKLDNDFQRLDMTASVVDVRAEFQELERFAVINRFAKFHVRGQMDASGTSSSSAAPKPIPQRHVLAFPMPRNLPEGVQCLSL, from the exons atgccTGGTAACAAAGTTGAAGACGGGATTCACAATATATATGAGTTAGATAACTGTTCCCGGCGCCAGCATCCATCTCAAGCTGTTGGTGGCAGTTGGCCAGAACATGATTACAATCAGTGGGTTGGAAAGCCGGCACAAATTGTGACACCACCAAATTTCAATCTGAAGAATTACAGCTTACAGCGATTAG ATACTGTGGAGGGGCATGCTTCTGAGTCACTACATGTGCCATTTGACAAGAACTATTCCCAATTGACTCCAAGGTCAGAGTATTCTAGAAGTCTCACCTTAAGTAATCCCCTGAGTGCAAATGAATTTTTGCTTGGATGCCAGAATTTCCTGTCTAAGCAGAACCAGCCAGGAATTTTTGGTGAAAACACCTGTTATGACCAGCGAATTCTAAATTCTAAAGGCTTCCCTATCCTTAAATCGCAACATGAAAATGAGTGTGCAGACAGTCCCACCTTGACAACAAACTCAGAAAGGTCAGAGATTACTGAAGCTTCTAGTGATTTTAACTTTCTTACAGGCCAGCAACAACTTGCAAGAGATCAAGAGCTGAGTGCTACGCAGAACTACCTAATGCAGCAGCCTGGCTATAATGACATGCAGTTGTTGCAGCAGCACATGATGTTCAAGCAGTTGCAAGAATTTCAGAGACAGCAGCAGCTTCAGCAGCTAGGTGATTTGAGGCCACAGAACTCCTTAAACCAATTTTCTACTATATCTAGACAGACAACTGGGGGTCAGTTTTCACCCCTTATAAATGGAACACCTGTTCATGATGCATCACAAATGCTCAGGAACTGGATGCACCGAGGTGCATCTCCTGCTACACAAGGACTATCGAATAAAGCTGTATTCTCCCAAGAGCAAGGTCAGGCTTTGCGTTCCATGGGTCTTACTCCTCAGCAGCTTGATGCCTCTTTATATGGTTCTCCTACTTCTAACACTAGAGGCAACATGAGTCAATATGCCCATCTCCAAGGACTATCACATGAATCTGTCAATCTATTGGCCAAGGCTAGTGGTCAAGTACAAAAATCCATGATGCAGTCGTCTGGATTTGGCGGCCCCTATTTAGGGGATCAGCCTGCTATTCCTGATCCGATAGGCTTAACCCAAGGAGCTTTGATATCCAAGCAGGAAATTCtgatgaaaaataattctGGACAAGCTCCTTTTCAGGGTCTTAACAGTGGAGTTTTTACAGGAAACCTTCCAGAGGTTAATACTCCACAGGTGCCTGCTTCTGGGAAAGAATTTAGCGGGAGACATGAACAAGCTGGTTGGCCTGCAATACAGCAAACGAAACAACTTGGTGCTTCTCAGGGTTTGGTTCCTTTAGACCCGATGGAAGCAAAGATTTTGTACAATATGGATGATAACATATGGGATGCTTTTGGAAGTCGCCCTGACACTAGTGCGGGAGGCTTGGGCAACACATTGGAACATCCAGACTCATCTTATGCATTTCCTTCTATTCAGAGTGGGAGCTGGAGTGCACTTATGCAGTCTGCTGTCGCAGAGGCTTCCAGCAGTGATACTGGGTTACAAGAAGAGTGGAGTGGCTTGACTTTTCAAAATACTGAGCAGTCAACCGATaatcaaatttcaaattttgtgGATAGTGAGAAGCAACCGACGGGCTGGGTTGATAACAACTTGCAAAGTGCCTCCTCCTTTAGCTCAAAACCTTTTCCTATGATTACTGATTCTAGCATGAACTCTAGCTTCCCTGGCTTTCAGCACCCAGGAACCCAAATATCAGTTGAACAAAGAGAGGATATTTGCCAGGATGGTTCTCATGAATCCATTGAGAATTACAACCCTCAGCAGAAATCATTAGTTGAAGATGGTCAAAAGGTTCAAACAATTCATTCAGATAATGCATGGTCTGGACAGATGTTTGAACACTCACAAAATGCTGCATTGCATCAGAAAGGATCCTCAAGTAATATTACATTGGACAACAAGGGCAGTAAGAGCATAGCAAGAACCCAACATCAGATGAGTAATGGCCCCCATGTTGCACTTAACTCTTTTAGGGGGGTCAATGAAACACGTGAAATGCAACATAATTACCAACAAAAAGAGAGTTCTAATGACTGCTCAAGAGGCTCGAGTAGTCATGAGCAAGGACATATTGAACAATTCAAGTTTTTTGGTAATGTTCCCAGCAGTGTGGTGAGTGTAGATAAG GCATCTTTACCTGATTTTCAAGGAAGTTCCAGAGCGCCAGACGAGGTACCTTCTAGAGGTGATCATGGCTCTAATGCATCCACGAATTTTCATGGATCGGTTCTCCCTGATGGCTCTAACGCCACTGGTCAGACAAG TGAACATATGCTTGAGCTGCTTCACAAGGTTGACCATTTAAAGGATGATAGCACTATAAAACAATTTGAATCAACCGACTGTAATTCATTGGCTGAAATGCCTGGAGCAGATTCACATGATACATCTGTTACTCAAATGTATGCTCAGTCTTGTGCTTCCCAAGGTTTTGGTTTGAGGCTGGCTCCTCCATCTCAAAGGTTGGCCAATTCAAACAGTTTTCTTCACCCTCCAGGTTTACCACAGACTACAAACAATCCGAGTTCTAGACAAGTTAATCCCGAGTCAGGGGATAAAAATCAGGCTTGGCTAACTCCATCTTTATTTCAGTCTTCACCTCATCCATATGAGTTGGCTCAAAGAGCACATTGGGATAATAAATCCGGTACTCTGGGACAAGCAAACTTTTCTCGATACATGAATATGCAGGGAAGCACTGCTGCACCATTTTCACCAGGTCTTACTCAAGCAAGAAGTCAGCCTCAAATGCGTCCCTTATCCAATGTACCTGTTACTTCTCAATCTTTGCAGGCAGCATTACCTGGTGCTACTACCAGATTTCCACCTTTTAACCACGCCCTGTCACAAGATGCTTCTCAACAGACGCACAGCAATGCTGACAATCAACAATTTCCAGTTTTAAATACTTTACCTAAATCTCAGCATCCCAACATATCAGGCATGTCTCAACCAGGTGAGAATTCCGCAAGGCCATACAATGTGTGGAGAAATGTGCCAACCCAGCGACAACCTTTTGGCGTGGAACCTGTCAAGTTCTCCAATTTGCCTTCCTCCAAGGATCCAACAAATACTAGCATGATAAGCACTTCACAGGTTTCAAGAGGGTTGCATGATCAAAATTCCTTAAAAGGGGGATATAAATTATTGGAAGTTGGTGCATCTTCTCATTCACACGGCTTTGACCACAAGGAAGAGCATCCTGGAAAGGAAATGTTGCAACAACGAATATCATCTGAGGTACTTTCTCGGTTAGATGGTGCATCTCAAGGACAAGAACCAGTTTCAGATGCAACTGCTCTTACATCTGGCTTGTTGGTATCTACTCCTCAGCAGCAAGAACAGGGCTTTGATAAAGCAAGGCATAGCAACAACATGGCTTTAGCTACTTCTGAAAAAAATCTTGACTCCTTCAGCCATTCACATCATGACCAGCAAAACTATTCCCTTCTGCACCAAGTCCAGGCAATGAATAATGGCGCAGAATGTGCTGCAGCTTTGGGGGGACAACAGTTACATGATAATATTTCAAGGTTCAGACGCCCTCGAGATGATGGACTGAATTCAACATCAGTATCCAATTCCTTTCCATCTGGGGATGGTGAAATGCTTAGCTTCCCAGCAGAAGCAAGGGAGGGTGTAACTGCAAAAGCTCCTCTGCAAACTGCTCTTCAATCCAGACCTTCTCAGGAGATGGCCAGATTTGGTTATAATGACTCTCATGTTCAATCTAGCAGCAGCAATGAGCTATCTAATCATATGGAGCATGGCCATGTTAATCTGCATATGGCACACTCCTTGATGAAGCAGTATGGGGCTCTTAGAAATGGACAGATGGCACCAATGTTTGATGCTAGACTTGCAACAGCTGCTGCATTGCAACTATCTCGTGGAAAGCCTTCTCAGAATTTGCATATTCATACCCCTCTGGAAATGTTAGATGTGGCTAATGTTGGTCAGGGTGGCAGGGTTTGGCCCAGTGCAGCAGCAGCCTTGGTAGCAAGTCAGCAGTTGTCATCCCCATATATGTTGCCTCCAGAAGTTGCCAATCAAATGGCTATTACGAGAACAAAGAAGCGCAAAGTCACAGAGTTTGACCTTTTACCGTGGCACAAAGAAGTGACTCAAGATTCTAAAAGGCTTCAAAATATCAG TTTGGCAGAACAAGACTGGGCACAAGCTACAAACCGGCTAATTGAGAAG GTGGAAGATGAGGTTGAAGTTATCGAGGATCTACAACCGATGCACCGAACAAAGAGAAGGCTTATATTAACAACACAGCTTGTGCAACAATTGTTTCGTCCTGCACCAGCATCCATTTTCTCTAGAGACGCTGCCTCAAGTTATGGCATCATATCATACTTTGTTTCTAGATTATCACTGGGGGATGCTTGTAGCCTTGCTTACTGCACAAAAAATGATTTCCCAAAGCCTGTAAACAATGATAAAAC GAATTCTGAGAAGCTCAAAATCTCTGAAAGAAGTGGTGACCAGAAAATTATGGAAGTTGTGGAAGAGTTCACTAATAGAGCAAATAAGCTGGATAATGACTTCCAAAG ATTGGACATGACAGCATCAGTTGTAGATGTAAGAGCAGAGTTTCAGGAATTGGAAAGGTTTGCTGTCATTAACCGTTTTGCCAAATTTCATGTTCGTGGACAAATGGATGCCTCTGGAACCTCATCATCCTCTGCCGCTCCAAAACCAATTCCACAGAGGCATGTGCTGGCTTTTCCCATGCCGCGGAATCTGCCTGAGGGGGTACAATGTCTCTCACTATGA